A window from Megalobrama amblycephala isolate DHTTF-2021 linkage group LG9, ASM1881202v1, whole genome shotgun sequence encodes these proteins:
- the LOC125275756 gene encoding uncharacterized protein LOC125275756 has product MPYVKGLDILNDWEENRKLVHKLPDWAALSWNRQVTQSLNENQEFPSFKEFARFTSNEAEIACNPITSFHALRSLDSITEKRNLRDVKKNKASVFTTQTVNDNENHKSVQRKAKTSCILCQDNKHQLHACSKFTEMALVERRNYIKEKKLCYGCLKPGHSVRNCLHRHFCDHCKGKHPTALHDDNYKRERSTSEPETNRGAAATSLSVAGEGSSNTSMVIPVWVSSKNDPTTEKLVYALLDTQSDTTFIDQEVSDGLNADKYPVKLKLTTMSGKDTVLTSEGVSGLRVRGYSSAVQIDLPVVYTKDCIPINRSHIPTCETAKQWSHFAEIVDEIQPLKDCVVGLLIGYNCSRAMAPRQVLLGEDEDPYAVRTDLGWSIVGRSLQTHDALSTHHLCHRITVKELPPITPTDVIRILESDFKDGSDDSKIVSQDDITFLNILDEGIRKNIHGHYEMPLPFKTRPSLPDNKGSAMTRLLHLKRKLQRDERFKKLYVEFMEEVIGNGDAEQVKDGGSEGERWYIPHHGVHHAKKPDKLRVVFDCSARYKGTSLNDHLLSGPDMLNNLSGVLIRFRQHPIALMCDIQKMFHQFHVVEADRNFLRFLWWKQGDLNSQPSEFRMKVHLFGAASSPGCANYGMKHLAKENCGIYTQGSRFVMRDFYVDDGLASVENTKDAIQLAREARELCAMGGLRLHKFVSNDRKVLESIPPSERAINVKDMDLAFDDLPLERALGIQWDVESDRFRLNVSLKEQPATRRGILSTVASLYDPLGFVAPVILKAKIILQEMCRRGIGWDDPLTDELRPKWEQWRSDLAHLDNFTISRTYSPVGFGRISKTELHHFSDASVKGYGQCSYLRLQNEEGDIHCALVVGKSRVSPTKVTTIPRLELTAAVVSVKISNMLKEELGCINAEEFFWTDSKVVLGYIRNEARRFHTFVANRVQKIQLSSAPQQWRYVPTSENPADHASRGLTASELLSSTWLTGPKFLWNKEIELATDEISELTVGDPEVRSVLALSTNTTECVSLIDRFSKFSSWSIATRAVARILRRISKNRSNSLTSVIEREEAEHCLIKHLQKNVYPEELKLLSKGIPLPHHNPLHALDALLHDDGVLRVGGRLCNSSLPNFIKHPAIIPKDHHITRMIIAYCHEKMKHQGKGLTINEIRQSGYWITGINRAVASYIRQCVICRRQRRPMEEQRMADLPPDRLEPSSPFTFCGMDCFGPFITKQGRKENKRYGLLFTCLSSRAVHIEFLEDMSTDAFINGLRCFIAIRGTVRQIKSDRGSNFVGAKNEFREALKEVDADRLAVFLAEKQCDFSMNAPYSSHAGGVWERQIRTVRSVLRSTLALSSGRLDDASLRAFFYEAMAIVNSRPLTVDNLSDPNSLEPLTPNHLLTMKSVQALPPPGEFVREDVYGKKRWRHVQYLAEQFWSRWRKEYLANIALRQRWHAPRRNLQVGDIVIVKGEDVHRNEWRLGRVSETTTDKDGLVRRVKIHLGDSKLGKKGERLHKVSEVERPVQKLVLLLESN; this is encoded by the coding sequence ATGCCTTATGTCAAGGGTCTCGACATTTTAAATGACTGGGAGGAAAATCGGAAGCTCGTTCACAAATTGCCAGACTGGGCAGCTTTAAGTTGGAACCGACAAGTCACGCAAAGTCTAAATGAAAATCAAGAATTCCCAAGTTTCAAGGAGTTCGCTAGATTCACATCGAACGAAGCTGAGATTGCTTGCAATCCCATTACTTCCTTTCATGCCCTTCGTTCATTAGATTCTATCACTGAGAAGAGAAATCTCAGAGATGTGAAGAAAAACAAGGCTAGTGTTTTTACCACTCAAACAGTCAATGACAATGAAAACCACAAGTCAGTACAAAGGAAGGCTAAGACTTCATGTATACTTTGTCAAGATAATAAACACCAGCTTCATGCATGCTCCAAGTTCACTGAGATGGCGTTGGTTGAGCGACGCAACTACATAAAGGAGAAGAAACTCTGCTATGGATGCCTGAAACCTGGCCATAGTGTGAGAAACTGTCTTCATCGTCATTTTTGTGACCACTGTAAGGGAAAGCATCCTACAGCTCTGCATGATGACAACTATAAAAGAGAAAGGTCTACATCAGAACCAGAGACAAATCGAGGTGCTGCTGCAACATCACTCAGTGTAGCAGGTGAAGGCTCATCTAACACATCAATGGTGATACCAGTCTGGGTTTCATCTAAAAATGATCCAACAACTGAGAAGCTTGTGTATGCACTACTTGACACTCAAAGCGACACTACGTTTATTGACCAAGAAGTGAGTGATGGTCTTAATGCTGACAAGTATCCAGTGAAATTGAAGTTGACGACTATGAGTGGTAAGGATACAGTACTCACAAGCGAAGGTGTTTCTGGACTTCGTGTAAGAGGATACAGTTCAGCAGTTCAAATTGATCTTCCGGTCGTCTATACAAAGGACTGCATACCTATTAACCGCTCACATATTCCCACTTGTGAGACGGCTAAACAATGGAGTCATTTTGCAGAAATAGTGGATGAAATCCAACCACTGAAGGACTGTGTAGTAGGTCTTTTGATCGGCTACAACTGCTCAAGAGCTATGGCACCAAGGCAAGTCCTTTTAGGAGAAGACGAGGATCCCTATGCTGTAAGGACGGATTTAGGATGGAGTATTGTAGGGCGCTCACTACAAACCCATGATGCGTTGAGCACACACCACTTGTGTCACAGAATTACAGTTAAGGAGCTACCTCCGATAACTCCGACCGACGTCATTCGCATTTTAGAGTCTGACTTCAAAGATGGCAGTGACGACAGCAAAATTGTGTCACAAGATGACATCACATTCCTCAACATACTGGATGAGGGAATAAGGAAAAACATACATGGCCATTATGAGATGCCTCTGCCCTTTAAAACCAGACCCAGTTTGCCTGACAACAAAGGCTCCGCTATGACACGCCTCCTTCACCTTAAAAGGAAATTGCAACGGGATGAAAGGTTTAAGAAGCTTTATGTTGAGTTCATGGAGGAAGTCATCGGAAACGGAGATGCTGAGCAGGTCAAGGACGGTGGGAGTGAAGGAGAGAGATGGTACATTCCCCATCATGGTGTGCATCATGCGAAGAAGCCAGATAAACTTCGTGTAGTGTTCGATTGCTCAGCCAGATATAAAGGAACAAGCTTGAATGATCACCTCCTCTCTGGGCCTGACATGTTGAACAACTTAAGTGGAGTTCTCATCCGTTTCCGACAGCACCCCATTGCATTGATGTGCGACATTCAAAAGATGTTCCATCAGTTTCATGTGGTCGAAGCTGACCGCAACTTCCTGCGCTTTCTTTGGTGGAAGCAAGGAGATTTGAACTCACAGCCCAGCGAGTTTCGCATGAAAGTGCATCTGTTCGGTGCAGCTTCCTCCCCGGGTTGTGCAAACTATGGGATGAAACACCTAGCTAAAGAGAATTGCGGCATCTACACTCAAGGATCGAGATTTGTTATGAGAGACTTTTATGTAGATGATGGGCTCGCAAGTGTTGAAAACACTAAAGATGCTATTCAGCTTGCCAGAGAGGCTCGTGAACTCTGCGCCATGGGTGGTCTCCGACTACATAAGTTTGTGTCTAATGACAGAAAGGTATTAGAGAGTATACCACCCTCCGAACGAGCGATCAACGTGAAAGATATGGATCTCGCATTTGATGATTTGCCACTTGAGAGAGCTCTCGGTATTCAATGGGATGTGGAGTCTGACCGCTTTAGGCTTAACGTCAGTCTTAAGGAGCAGCCAGCGACACGACGTGGCATTTTATCTACAGTGGCTTCTCTGTACGATCCTCTTGGGTTTGTGGCGCCAGTCATCCTCAAAGCGAAGATCATTCTCCAGGAGATGTGCAGACGGGGCATTGGCTGGGACGATCCTCTCACTGACGAGCTTCGTCCAAAATGGGAACAATGGAGAAGTGATCTAGCCCACTTGGATAATTTCACTATATCCCGTACCTACTCACCTGTTGGATTTGGAAGGATCTCAAAGACAGAGCTGCATCATTTCTCTGATGCCAGTGTGAAGGGTTACGGCCAGTGTTCATACCTGCGACTCCAAAACGAAGAGGGTGATATTCATTGTGCCTTAGTTGTAGGAAAATCACGTGTCTCTCCAACCAAGGTCACAACTATCCCAAGACTAGAATTGACAGCAGCAGTTGTTTCCGTGAAGATAAGCAACATGCTTAAGGAGGAATTGGGATGTATAAATGCCGAGGAGTTCTTCTGGACCGACTCTAAAGTGGTCTTAGGTTATATAAGAAATGAAGCACGACGATTTCATACGTTTGTGGCTAACCGGGTTCAGAAGATTCAGCTCAGCTCAGCCCCACAACAGTGGCGATATGTCCCAACAAGTGAGAATCCTGCTGACCATGCTTCTCGAGGCTTAACTGCCAGTGAGCTTTTGTCATCTACCTGGCTCACTGGACCCAAGTTTCTATGGAACAAGGAAATTGAGCTGGCTACAGATGAAATATCAGAGTTAACCGTCGGAGATCCAGAAGTCAGGAGTGTTTTAGCGCTCAGTACCAACACCACTGAATGTGTGAGTCTCATTGATCGCTTTTCTAAGTTCTCATCATGGTCAATAGCAACGCGAGCAGTTGCACGCATTCTCAGGCGCATAAGTAAGAACAGATCAAACAGTCTCACCTCTGTAATAGAAAGAGAAGAGGCAGAACATTGTTTGATCAAACATCTGCAGAAAAATGTGTATCCTGAAGAGTTGAAACTGCTGAGCAAAGGGATCCCTCTACCACATCACAATCCGTTACATGCTCTTGATGCTTTACTCCATGATGACGGTGTCCTCAGGGTGGGAGGGAGGCTGTGCAACTCCTCTCTTCCCAACTTCATCAAGCACCCTGCAATCATTCCCAAAGATCATCATATCACGAGGATGATTATTGCTTATTGTCACGAGAAGATGAAACATCAAGGTAAAGGTCTTACCATTAATGAAATAAGGCAAAGCGGTTACTGGATTACGGGAATCAACCGGGCGGTTGCATCATACATTCGTCAATGTGTCATCTGTAGACGGCAACGCAGACCTATGGAAGAGCAAAGGATGGCCGATCTACCCCCTGATCGGTTGGAGCCATCATCCCCCTTCACTTTCTGCGGCATGGACTGCTTCGGGCCATTCATTACAAAGCAGGGAAGAAAAGAGAACAAGAGGTACGGTCTTCTTTTTACTTGCCTTAGTTCCCGCGCTGTTCATATTGAGTTTCTTGAAGACATGTCGACAGATGCCTTCATAAATGGCCTTCGATGTTTCATTGCCATACGTGGTACTGTTCGTCAGATCAAATCTGATCGAGGGAGCAACTTCGTAGGAGCCAAAAATGAGTTTAGAGAAGCTCTAAAGGAAGTCGATGCAGACCGTCTGGCTGTATTTCTTGCAGAGAAGCAGTGCGACTTCAGCATGAATGCACCCTATTCTAGCCATGCCGGAGGAGTGTGGGAACGACAAATAAGGACAGTGAGAAGCGTTCTTAGGTCCACTCTTGCCCTTTCCTCTGGTAGATTAGATGATGCTTCGCTACGGGCCTTTTTCTATGAGGCTATGGCTATAGTCAATAGTCGTCCTTTGACCGTTGACAATCTCAGTGACCCCAATAGCCTCGAACCACTTACCCCTAATCATCTTCTGACGATGAAATCTGTCCAGGCCTTGCCTCCCCCTGGTGAATTCGTCAGAGAAGATGTGTATGGCAAGAAAAGGTGGAGACATGTTCAATATCTCGCGGAACAGTTTTGGAGTCGATGGCGAAAGGAATACCTTGCCAATATTGCACTCAGACAGCGCTGGCATGCTCCAAGAAGAAATTTACAAGTTGGAGATATTGTAATCGTGAAAGGAGAGGATGTGCACAGGAACGAGTGGAGATTGGGTAGGGTTTCAGAAACCACTACTGACAAAGATGGACTTGTACGGAGAGTTAAAATTCACCTTGGTGACAGTAAGCTTGGCAAGAAAGGTGAACGTCTTCACAAGGTGTCCGAGGTTGAGCGCCCAGTCCAGAAGCTTGTTCTGCTGTTGGAGAGTAATTAA